Proteins found in one Corynebacterium sanguinis genomic segment:
- a CDS encoding plasmid pRiA4b ORF-3 family protein, which translates to MRGSEHSEYRAPVFDLALLRPRSGSRSTFMLRVSVHVGDEEAYRYLGIDEASSLHDVSRAVATAFGLSAQPAGFTTEPAEPRPDTVIDPATTLSDALTGARTTIYYHWGLWRFDLELVEAYPRDDATPPAVCIAGSGAFGTEGLNISEINRDLIGEDIAADVLKLTRAEVRDVVARTSMYDFVLLLKALDLGRETDLPASVRASTSKLPRERTAAGRDAFWAVVLALACFADAETTDSIITSTYASLGHPKLPARKVRHKCAGSLVRLAAIGAYGASEVAPVERLDTFRALLRG; encoded by the coding sequence ATGAGAGGCAGCGAGCACAGCGAGTACAGAGCGCCCGTGTTCGACCTCGCTCTGCTGCGCCCGCGCTCGGGCAGCCGCTCGACGTTCATGCTGCGCGTCTCCGTGCACGTCGGCGACGAGGAGGCCTACCGCTACCTTGGCATCGACGAGGCGAGCTCGCTTCACGACGTCTCCCGCGCCGTCGCCACCGCCTTCGGCCTCAGCGCGCAACCCGCGGGTTTTACCACCGAGCCAGCCGAGCCGCGGCCGGATACAGTCATCGACCCCGCCACCACGCTTAGCGACGCCCTCACCGGCGCCCGCACCACCATCTACTACCACTGGGGCCTGTGGCGCTTCGACCTCGAGCTCGTCGAGGCCTACCCGCGTGACGACGCTACCCCGCCCGCCGTGTGCATCGCCGGCTCCGGCGCCTTCGGGACGGAGGGGCTGAACATCTCCGAAATCAACCGCGACCTGATCGGCGAGGACATCGCCGCCGACGTGCTCAAGCTCACCCGCGCCGAGGTGCGCGATGTCGTCGCCCGGACCTCGATGTACGACTTCGTGCTCCTGCTCAAAGCTCTTGACTTGGGGCGCGAGACGGACCTGCCGGCGTCGGTGAGGGCGTCGACAAGCAAGCTCCCGCGCGAGCGGACCGCGGCGGGGCGAGACGCGTTTTGGGCCGTGGTGCTGGCGCTGGCTTGCTTCGCCGATGCCGAGACGACCGATAGCATCATCACCAGCACATATGCCTCGCTCGGCCACCCCAAGCTGCCCGCGCGGAAGGTGCGCCACAAATGCGCCGGATCGCTCGTGCGTCTCGCCGCGATCGGGGCCTATGGGGCGTCCGAAGTGGCGCCGGTGGAACGGCTGGATACCTTCCGCGCGCTGCTTCGTGGGTAG
- a CDS encoding glycosyltransferase: MTSSLSADGTTAAVIVTHKRVDLLRHSLRQVAAQTHPVEWIIVVDNGAEPAVEELLHEVSPDKGVYLPSRTNLGGAGGFAYGFLHALALGADAVWCADDDGRPADENVLAELYRVAATHDLHQVSPIVANLDDPEKLAFPLRQGLSWKRHTSELEGDFLPQYASLFNGALISSQAMERIGVPDYRLFIRGDEVEYHRRLAQSGLRYGTALTASYLHPDGSGEFHPIMGGRAHAQWPDNPTKRYFTFRNRGYIINQRGMRKMKLQEVVRFGWFFLLQRKNPREFAQWLRLLRMGAREDFRRP; this comes from the coding sequence ATGACTTCGAGCTTGAGCGCGGATGGAACGACTGCGGCTGTGATCGTGACGCATAAGCGCGTCGACCTGCTGCGCCATTCGCTGCGCCAGGTCGCCGCGCAGACCCATCCGGTGGAGTGGATCATCGTGGTCGACAACGGGGCCGAGCCCGCCGTGGAGGAGTTATTGCACGAGGTCAGCCCCGACAAGGGCGTATACCTGCCGTCGCGCACCAACCTCGGCGGCGCCGGCGGGTTCGCCTACGGCTTCCTGCATGCCCTGGCGCTGGGCGCGGACGCCGTGTGGTGCGCGGACGACGACGGCCGCCCAGCCGACGAAAACGTCCTCGCCGAGCTCTACCGCGTCGCGGCCACCCACGACCTACACCAGGTCAGCCCGATCGTCGCCAACCTGGACGACCCCGAAAAACTAGCGTTCCCGCTGCGCCAGGGCCTGAGCTGGAAGCGACACACAAGCGAGCTGGAGGGCGATTTCCTCCCCCAGTACGCCTCGCTGTTCAACGGCGCGCTGATCAGCTCGCAAGCAATGGAGCGCATCGGCGTGCCCGACTACCGCCTATTCATCCGCGGCGACGAGGTGGAGTACCACCGCAGGCTGGCCCAGTCGGGGCTGCGCTACGGCACCGCGCTGACCGCGTCCTACCTGCACCCGGACGGCTCGGGCGAGTTCCACCCGATCATGGGCGGCAGGGCCCACGCGCAGTGGCCGGACAACCCGACGAAGCGCTACTTCACGTTCCGCAACCGCGGATACATCATCAACCAGCGCGGGATGCGGAAGATGAAGCTGCAGGAAGTGGTGCGTTTCGGCTGGTTCTTCCTGCTGCAGCGCAAAAACCCGCGCGAGTTTGCCCAGTGGCTTAGGTTACTGCGGATGGGGGCACGGGAGGATTTCCGTCGTCCGTAA
- a CDS encoding acyl-CoA dehydrogenase family protein: MSAANTPGSVAYLEGLSRTSDSFLGRVDVTNLHSSFSEEEKQTALKVRAFVDSEIRPNIAEWFDSAHFPREIIDELGKLGVLGMYIKGHGCPGRSRVEYGLAAQELEAGDSGLRTFVSVQGSLAMSAIDKHGSEEQKSEWLPRLASGEAVGCFGLTEPTAGSDPARMTTRAIQEPGGDWVLNGMKRWIGLANLADVAIIWAQTGEVGDARGVRGFVVPTDTPGFVATPITQKLAMRASVQCDIDLNNVRLPESALLPADSAVGLKGPLKCLNEARYGIAWGVLGAARDSFNAALDYTSERTQFGAPLTHSQITQVKLADMAVGINKGFHTAIHIGRLADQGKLTPEIISAGKLDNTRMAIDVARGARAMLGGNGATLDYSPFRHAANLEAVRTYEGTDEVHQLTLGRSLTGVGVFALS, from the coding sequence TTGTCTGCAGCAAACACACCCGGATCCGTTGCCTACCTCGAGGGACTATCCCGCACCTCGGATTCTTTTCTCGGGCGAGTGGACGTGACCAACCTTCACAGCTCATTTAGCGAGGAAGAAAAACAGACCGCCCTGAAGGTGCGTGCGTTCGTTGACTCCGAGATCCGGCCGAACATTGCCGAATGGTTCGACAGCGCGCACTTCCCGCGCGAGATCATTGACGAGCTCGGCAAACTCGGTGTGCTGGGGATGTACATCAAGGGCCATGGCTGCCCGGGGCGCTCGCGGGTCGAGTACGGCCTGGCCGCTCAGGAGCTCGAGGCCGGTGACTCCGGGCTGCGCACCTTTGTTTCGGTTCAGGGCTCTCTCGCCATGAGCGCGATTGACAAGCACGGTTCCGAGGAACAAAAGAGCGAGTGGCTGCCGCGCCTCGCCTCCGGTGAAGCAGTCGGTTGCTTCGGACTGACTGAGCCGACCGCCGGTTCTGACCCGGCGCGCATGACCACCCGCGCCATCCAGGAACCCGGCGGGGACTGGGTGCTCAACGGCATGAAGCGGTGGATTGGCCTAGCCAACCTCGCCGACGTGGCCATCATCTGGGCGCAGACGGGCGAAGTGGGCGACGCACGCGGAGTGCGCGGTTTTGTCGTTCCCACCGATACCCCGGGTTTTGTCGCGACCCCGATCACGCAAAAGCTTGCCATGCGCGCGTCCGTCCAGTGTGACATTGACCTTAACAACGTCCGCCTTCCGGAGTCCGCGCTCCTTCCGGCCGACTCCGCGGTGGGACTGAAGGGCCCGCTGAAGTGCCTTAACGAGGCACGCTATGGAATCGCCTGGGGTGTGCTGGGCGCCGCACGCGACAGCTTCAACGCAGCCCTCGACTACACCTCCGAGCGCACCCAGTTCGGCGCGCCCCTGACCCACTCTCAGATCACCCAGGTCAAGCTCGCCGACATGGCCGTGGGCATCAACAAGGGATTTCACACGGCCATCCACATCGGCCGTCTCGCGGATCAGGGCAAGCTCACCCCGGAAATCATCTCCGCGGGCAAGCTCGACAACACTCGCATGGCCATCGACGTCGCCCGCGGCGCCCGCGCCATGCTCGGCGGCAACGGCGCGACCCTGGACTATTCCCCCTTCCGCCACGCCGCCAACCTCGAGGCTGTGCGCACTTACGAGGGCACTGACGAAGTGCACCAGCTGACGCTGGGCCGGTCGCTCACAGGAGTGGGAGTGTTCGCCCTGAGCTAA
- a CDS encoding GtrA family protein yields the protein MEEAPASYLTSVRRQLVPFLIIGVGCAVVDFGITYGLTELSPLSRDLSKVVGWCFGTLIAYVLNSRFAFQAAVTVKKAGAVLLLYASTFAVQVLLYNITEGPLIALGFVNPWKDATSFVIAQGVATVTNFVLQRRVIFKEETKIVASAEPRRFTDDGNPPVPPSAVT from the coding sequence ATGGAAGAAGCCCCGGCCAGTTACCTGACTTCAGTGAGAAGGCAGCTCGTGCCGTTTCTCATCATTGGCGTCGGTTGCGCCGTGGTCGACTTCGGCATTACCTACGGGCTGACCGAGCTCTCGCCGCTGTCGCGCGACTTGTCCAAGGTGGTGGGCTGGTGTTTTGGCACGCTGATCGCGTACGTGCTCAACTCGCGCTTCGCCTTCCAGGCCGCGGTGACGGTGAAGAAGGCGGGGGCTGTTCTGCTTCTCTACGCCTCCACGTTCGCGGTGCAGGTGCTGCTCTACAACATCACTGAGGGCCCGCTGATCGCGCTCGGTTTTGTCAACCCGTGGAAGGACGCGACCTCGTTTGTCATTGCCCAGGGCGTAGCGACGGTGACCAACTTCGTGCTCCAGCGCCGGGTGATTTTCAAGGAGGAGACGAAGATCGTCGCCTCCGCCGAGCCGCGCCGGTTTACGGACGACGGAAATCCTCCCGTGCCCCCATCCGCAGTAACCTAA
- a CDS encoding arabinofuranosyltransferase: MTDTRSVGAGHRPDALPAPAVTWRVAAAVVAGALATFLAWVALHRMSLPAFNTSMVTRALATASSMVLLAITAVLLWAWWRDGASSRVRPRWRTVLTEAVATLAPAGLVVTSLGIPLAATRLYLDGIQVDQGFRTQFLSRMTETMSNQDMNYFGLPTFYPIGWFWLGGRMANAVGMDGWAVYQPWALVSLAAAAAALTPVWRALTGSLPVAAAIALATTAIVLTETPDEPYAAIVAMFVPAAAVAAGTALNGSWATTAALSVYLGLSATFYTLFTAITALSVVVLAVVYYVVNKRSWEPIKHLVVMGVGSILIALIAWGPYLYALVFGDYQARSTANHFLPVWGTAFPLPFFTFSLIGLLSLLGLFYLCIKIRTFFATGLTVTIAVCYAWALASMVTPLVGTTLLGFRLEVLIVLLFATAGILALHLLEMPSPGAAAAATILAVAAGLAYVQQIPGQNQAHIDQAYADTDGNGERADRFPPDAGRYYADISAYISEHGYEPEDAVVQTDEINFMAIHPYYGFNAFTSHYANPLGEYDLRVDELTRWAEGSYDDLEDPDAMLEALDSARWRAPDVFVFRGNLDDPEEPLKTHVGHDIFPNEPNMVYERLYFNPASFDSPAWDSEQIGPFVVVVRNR, translated from the coding sequence ATGACAGACACTCGCAGTGTAGGTGCAGGCCACCGGCCCGACGCACTGCCAGCACCCGCGGTGACGTGGCGGGTGGCGGCAGCGGTGGTCGCCGGGGCACTGGCCACCTTTCTCGCGTGGGTAGCGCTCCACAGGATGTCGCTGCCCGCGTTTAACACCTCCATGGTCACCCGGGCTCTGGCCACCGCATCTTCAATGGTGCTCCTCGCCATCACGGCGGTGTTGCTGTGGGCCTGGTGGCGGGACGGAGCGTCGTCACGCGTGCGCCCCCGTTGGCGGACGGTGCTGACAGAAGCCGTCGCCACGCTCGCACCGGCAGGCCTCGTGGTCACCTCCCTCGGTATCCCGCTCGCGGCCACGCGTCTCTATCTCGACGGCATCCAGGTTGACCAGGGATTTCGCACACAGTTCTTGTCGCGGATGACCGAAACCATGTCCAACCAGGACATGAACTACTTCGGATTGCCCACCTTCTACCCCATCGGGTGGTTTTGGCTGGGTGGACGAATGGCGAACGCGGTGGGCATGGATGGCTGGGCGGTGTACCAGCCGTGGGCGTTGGTGTCGCTGGCCGCGGCTGCGGCGGCGCTAACCCCTGTGTGGCGCGCGCTGACTGGCTCGCTTCCCGTCGCTGCCGCGATCGCGCTGGCCACCACGGCGATCGTTCTGACCGAAACACCAGATGAGCCGTACGCGGCGATCGTCGCCATGTTTGTGCCGGCAGCCGCGGTCGCCGCGGGCACGGCGCTGAACGGTTCGTGGGCAACCACGGCGGCGCTTTCCGTGTACCTCGGCCTGTCGGCAACGTTCTACACGCTGTTCACCGCGATTACCGCGTTGTCCGTCGTGGTGCTGGCGGTGGTGTACTACGTGGTAAACAAGCGCTCGTGGGAGCCGATCAAGCACCTGGTGGTGATGGGCGTTGGCTCGATCCTCATCGCGCTGATCGCGTGGGGCCCGTACTTGTACGCCCTCGTTTTCGGCGACTACCAGGCCCGTTCCACGGCGAACCACTTTTTGCCCGTCTGGGGCACTGCGTTCCCACTGCCGTTTTTCACTTTCTCCCTCATCGGGCTGCTCAGCCTGCTGGGCCTTTTCTACCTGTGCATCAAGATCCGCACTTTCTTCGCCACCGGCCTCACAGTGACCATCGCCGTGTGCTACGCGTGGGCGCTGGCCTCGATGGTGACGCCCCTGGTGGGAACGACGCTGCTGGGGTTCCGCCTCGAGGTGCTTATTGTGCTGTTGTTCGCTACCGCCGGCATTCTCGCGTTGCACTTGCTTGAGATGCCGTCGCCGGGCGCGGCGGCAGCCGCGACCATCTTGGCTGTGGCTGCTGGGCTGGCCTATGTCCAGCAGATCCCGGGGCAGAACCAGGCCCACATCGACCAAGCGTACGCCGACACCGACGGCAACGGCGAGCGCGCCGACCGCTTCCCGCCGGATGCGGGCCGCTACTACGCCGACATCAGTGCCTACATCTCCGAGCACGGCTACGAGCCTGAGGACGCGGTGGTGCAAACCGACGAGATTAACTTCATGGCCATTCACCCCTACTACGGGTTCAACGCTTTCACCAGCCACTACGCCAACCCACTCGGCGAGTACGACCTGCGCGTCGACGAGCTGACGCGCTGGGCGGAGGGATCCTACGACGACCTCGAAGACCCGGACGCCATGCTCGAGGCCCTCGATTCCGCCCGGTGGCGCGCCCCCGACGTGTTCGTCTTCCGCGGCAACCTCGACGACCCGGAAGAACCACTCAAGACCCACGTCGGGCACGACATTTTCCCCAACGAACCGAACATGGTTTACGAGCGACTGTACTTCAACCCGGCGTCATTTGATTCCCCCGCGTGGGACTCGGAACAGATCGGCCCCTTTGTGGTGGTGGTCCGCAACCGATGA
- a CDS encoding ABC transporter ATP-binding protein, whose amino-acid sequence MVSIDTYDACVDFPIFDAKSRSLKKAVVSSAGGAIGKNASNTVVVEALRDINLHLREGDRVGLVGHNGAGKSTLLRLLSGIYEPTRGVADVRGRVAPVFDLGVGMDPEISGYENIIIRGLFLGQSRKQMRAKIDEIAEFSELGDYLNMPLRTYSTGMRVRLALGVVTSIEPEILLLDEGIGAVDAAFMAKARVRLAELVARSGILVFASHSNDFLAQLCTTALWVDKGEIRQAGLVSDVVEAYEGPEAGKYVADLVERFHPGAV is encoded by the coding sequence GTGGTTTCCATCGACACCTATGATGCCTGCGTCGACTTCCCCATCTTCGACGCCAAGTCGCGCTCCCTGAAGAAGGCGGTCGTGTCCTCCGCGGGCGGCGCGATCGGCAAAAACGCCTCCAACACCGTCGTCGTCGAGGCGCTTCGCGACATCAACCTCCACCTGCGCGAAGGCGACCGCGTCGGCCTCGTCGGACACAACGGTGCCGGCAAATCCACCCTGCTGCGGTTGCTCTCCGGCATCTACGAGCCGACCCGCGGTGTCGCCGACGTGCGCGGCCGCGTCGCCCCCGTCTTCGACCTCGGCGTGGGCATGGACCCCGAAATCTCGGGGTACGAAAACATCATCATCAGGGGGTTGTTCCTCGGGCAGTCGCGCAAACAAATGCGCGCCAAAATCGACGAAATCGCCGAATTCTCCGAGCTCGGCGACTACCTCAACATGCCCCTGCGCACCTATTCCACAGGCATGCGCGTCCGCCTCGCTCTCGGCGTGGTCACCTCCATTGAGCCAGAGATTTTGCTTCTCGACGAGGGCATCGGCGCTGTCGACGCTGCCTTCATGGCCAAGGCACGGGTGCGTCTGGCGGAACTCGTCGCCAGGTCAGGAATCCTCGTCTTCGCCTCCCACTCCAACGACTTCCTCGCGCAGCTGTGCACCACCGCTTTGTGGGTGGACAAGGGCGAAATTCGGCAGGCCGGGCTGGTCTCCGACGTCGTCGAAGCCTACGAAGGGCCCGAGGCGGGCAAGTACGTCGCCGATTTGGTCGAACGGTTTCATCCTGGGGCGGTGTAG
- a CDS encoding FAD-binding oxidoreductase → MQLHTDVESLYGWGRTAPSTAHVLSTPDVEVIKRAVAQVADDKAAASRGIIARGMGRSYGDPAQNGGGLVIDMQPLNRIHSIDPSTAIVDVDAGVTLDQLMKAALPYGLWVPVLPGTRQVTIGGAIGPDIHGKNHHSAGSFGNHVVSMELLVADGRVLHLEPHGSTDDPDGTLFWATVGGMGLTGIILRARILMTRTETAYFIADTARTDTLDETIAAHSDGSEVNYTYSSAWFDAISAPPKTGRSTISRGSLATLAQLEEYAPKLAKDPLKFNAPQLMTVPDIFPSWTMNKLSLMAIGEAYYRMGAPAKNQVKNLTQFYQPLDLIGEWNRGYGSKGFLQYQFVVPTDAVEPFKDIIYQIQSSGHYTALNVFKLFGEGNRAPLSYPMKGWNVCVDFPIRSGLGDFLDRLDEQVMEFGGRLYLAKESRTSAEKFHAMYPGIAGWLETRRNIDPNGVFASDMSRRLELN, encoded by the coding sequence ATGCAACTACACACAGACGTTGAATCGCTCTACGGGTGGGGGCGCACCGCACCGTCGACCGCCCATGTGCTGTCCACCCCGGACGTCGAGGTGATCAAGCGCGCCGTTGCGCAGGTCGCTGACGACAAGGCCGCCGCGAGCCGCGGCATCATCGCGCGCGGCATGGGCCGCTCCTACGGCGACCCCGCCCAAAACGGCGGCGGCCTCGTGATTGACATGCAGCCGCTGAACCGCATCCACTCCATCGACCCGTCGACCGCGATTGTCGACGTCGACGCGGGCGTGACCCTCGACCAGCTGATGAAGGCCGCCCTGCCGTACGGCCTGTGGGTCCCCGTTTTGCCGGGCACCCGTCAGGTCACCATCGGCGGTGCGATCGGGCCGGACATCCACGGCAAGAACCACCACTCCGCGGGCTCCTTCGGCAACCACGTCGTCTCCATGGAGCTGCTCGTCGCCGACGGGCGCGTGCTGCACCTCGAGCCGCACGGCAGCACCGACGACCCGGACGGCACCCTATTTTGGGCCACCGTCGGCGGGATGGGCCTGACCGGCATCATCCTGCGCGCGCGGATCCTGATGACGCGCACGGAGACGGCCTACTTCATCGCCGACACCGCGCGAACCGACACCCTGGACGAGACGATCGCGGCGCACTCCGACGGCTCCGAGGTCAACTACACCTACTCCTCCGCGTGGTTCGACGCGATCTCCGCGCCGCCGAAGACGGGCCGCTCTACTATTTCCCGCGGCTCGCTGGCCACCCTGGCGCAGCTCGAGGAGTACGCCCCGAAGCTGGCGAAGGACCCGTTGAAGTTCAACGCGCCGCAGCTAATGACGGTGCCGGACATCTTCCCCTCGTGGACGATGAACAAGCTGTCCCTGATGGCCATCGGCGAGGCCTACTACCGCATGGGCGCGCCGGCGAAGAACCAGGTGAAGAACCTGACGCAGTTCTACCAGCCGCTGGATCTGATCGGCGAGTGGAACCGCGGCTACGGCTCCAAGGGCTTCCTGCAGTACCAGTTCGTGGTGCCCACCGACGCCGTCGAGCCGTTCAAGGACATCATCTACCAGATCCAATCCTCCGGCCATTACACCGCGCTGAATGTGTTCAAGCTGTTCGGCGAGGGCAACCGCGCCCCTCTGTCGTACCCGATGAAGGGCTGGAATGTGTGCGTGGACTTCCCCATCCGTTCCGGCCTGGGCGACTTCCTCGACCGCTTGGATGAGCAGGTCATGGAGTTCGGCGGCCGCCTTTACCTGGCCAAGGAGTCGCGCACCTCGGCTGAGAAGTTCCACGCGATGTACCCGGGGATCGCCGGCTGGCTTGAGACCCGCCGCAACATCGACCCGAATGGCGTCTTCGCGTCCGACATGTCGCGCCGCCTCGAGCTCAACTAA
- a CDS encoding decaprenylphospho-beta-D-erythro-pentofuranosid-2-ulose 2-reductase: MLNAVGQAQHILLLGGTSEIGLAIVGELASRGGSPTVTLAARQDSPRIDAAVADVTAAGAGQVRLVDFDALDVSSHPDVIDAAFQDGDVDVAVVAFGTLGDQEQLWQDHAAAVESAQINYTAALSVGVLLGQHLKAQGHGTIIALSSVAGQKVRRSNFVYGASKAGMDNFYLQLGEALRDSGVRVTVVRPGQVRTKMTEGLGEAPLTVNKEDVAQAAVSAALEGQRSVFVHKAFGPISFVLQHIPAPIMRRLSF, encoded by the coding sequence ATGCTCAACGCAGTAGGACAAGCACAGCACATTCTTCTTCTCGGCGGCACCTCGGAGATCGGGCTAGCGATCGTGGGCGAGCTCGCCTCCCGCGGCGGCAGCCCCACCGTCACCCTCGCCGCGCGCCAAGATTCGCCGCGTATCGACGCCGCCGTGGCCGACGTCACGGCCGCCGGCGCGGGCCAGGTGCGCCTGGTCGACTTCGACGCGCTTGATGTCTCCTCGCACCCGGACGTCATCGACGCCGCCTTCCAGGACGGAGACGTGGATGTGGCCGTCGTCGCCTTCGGCACCCTCGGCGACCAGGAGCAACTGTGGCAGGACCACGCCGCAGCCGTGGAGTCCGCCCAGATCAATTACACCGCGGCCCTGTCCGTCGGCGTGCTGCTCGGCCAGCACCTCAAGGCTCAGGGCCATGGCACGATCATCGCGCTGAGCTCGGTGGCGGGACAGAAGGTGCGCCGCTCGAACTTCGTCTACGGCGCCTCCAAGGCCGGGATGGACAACTTCTACCTCCAGCTCGGCGAGGCACTACGCGACTCCGGAGTGCGCGTCACTGTCGTGCGCCCGGGCCAAGTGCGCACCAAGATGACCGAGGGCTTAGGCGAGGCCCCGCTAACCGTGAACAAGGAGGACGTCGCCCAAGCGGCGGTGTCCGCCGCGCTCGAAGGGCAGCGGAGCGTCTTCGTGCACAAGGCCTTCGGTCCGATCTCGTTCGTGCTGCAGCACATCCCCGCCCCGATAATGCGTAGGCTTAGCTTCTAA